The Metabacillus sediminilitoris genome window below encodes:
- the rpmI gene encoding 50S ribosomal protein L35: MPKMKTHRGAAKRFKKTGSGKLKRSHAYTSHLFANKSTKAKRKLRKSTVVSKGDFKRIRHLLDNIK; the protein is encoded by the coding sequence ATGCCAAAAATGAAAACTCACCGTGGAGCTGCAAAGCGTTTCAAAAAGACCGGATCTGGTAAACTAAAACGTTCACATGCTTACACTAGTCACTTATTTGCAAACAAATCTACAAAAGCTAAACGTAAATTACGTAAATCTACTGTAGTAAGCAAAGGCGATTTCAAACGCATTCGTCATTTATTAGATAACATCAAATAA
- the infC gene encoding translation initiation factor IF-3: MISKDMMVNDGIRAREIRLIGANGDQLGIKSRQEALEIATRANLDLVLVAPNAKPPVGRIMDYGKFRFEQQKKEKEARKNQKIINLKEVRLSPTIDDHDFNTKLKNARKFLEKGDKVKASIRFKGRAITHKGIGQKVLDRFSAECADLSTIESHPKMDGRSMFLVLAPKNEKQ, encoded by the coding sequence ATTATTAGCAAAGATATGATGGTAAATGACGGAATTCGTGCACGTGAGATTCGTCTGATTGGTGCCAATGGAGATCAGCTTGGAATTAAATCTCGTCAAGAGGCGTTAGAAATTGCTACTAGAGCTAATCTTGATTTAGTTTTAGTTGCACCAAATGCGAAGCCTCCTGTAGGCCGCATCATGGATTACGGAAAATTCCGTTTTGAACAGCAAAAGAAAGAAAAAGAGGCACGTAAAAATCAGAAGATCATCAATTTAAAAGAGGTTCGTTTGAGCCCAACAATTGATGACCATGACTTTAACACAAAGCTTAAAAACGCACGTAAGTTCTTAGAAAAAGGCGATAAAGTGAAAGCTTCTATTCGCTTCAAAGGACGTGCAATTACACATAAAGGAATTGGTCAGAAGGTGCTTGATCGATTCTCTGCTGAATGTGCGGACTTAAGTACAATTGAATCTCATCCGAAAATGGATGGACGCAGTATGTTCTTAGTATTAGCACCGAAAAATGAAAAGCAATAA